The Candidatus Methylomirabilis sp. DNA segment GTGACCGGCATCGCCCTGCTGCACGAGGTCCGCGCCCGCCACCCCGAGGTCCAGGTCGTCATCATGACCGCCTTCGGCGACATCCCCACGGCGGTCAAGGCCATCCAGGACGGGGCCTACCACTTCCTCCCGAAGCCCTTCGACCTGGAGGAGCTCCATCCGATCCTGACCCGTGCCCTCGAGACCCAGCGCCTGCGCCGCGAGGTCGCGACCCTTCGCGCCCAGCAGTTCGGCGACTCCCACATCCCCGGCCTCCTCGGGGAGAGCCGGGCCACCCGGGACCTCCGCCTCCTCATCCGCCGCGTCGCCGCTACCCCCCGCACCTCGATCCTCGTGGTGGGGGAGAGCGGGACCGGCAAGGAGGTGGTCGCCAATGCCATCCACGCCGCCTCGGCCCGTGCCGCCGGCCCGATGGTCAAGGTCAACTGTAGCGCGATCCCCGAGACCCTCCTGGAAGCCGACCTGTTCGGCTACGAGAAGGGGGCCTTCACCGACGCGAAGGCAGCCAAGAAGGGGCTCTTCGAGCTGGCCAACGGCGGGACCATCTTCCTCGACGAGATCTCCGACATGGCGCTTCCCCTTCAGCCCAAGCTCCTCCGCGTCCTGGACGAGCAGGTCTTCCGCCGGGTGGGGGGCCTGAAGGATATCCGGGTGGACGTCCGGGTCATCGCCGCCACGAACCGGGACCTGGCCGCCCTCGTCCAGGCGGGCCGGTTCCGGGGGGACCTCTACTATCGGCTGCGGGTCATGGAAGTCTTCATCCCCCCCCTCCGCAGCCGGCCCGAGGACATCCGGCACCTCGCCCACCACTTCCTGGCCTTCTACAACCGGGAGTTTGGGACGAGCGTGGCGGGATTCGACCGGGCCGCGGAGTCCCTCCTGACCGGCTACGGCTGGCCCGGCAACGTCCGGGAGCTGAAGAACGTGATCGAGCGGGCCGCGATTCTCGCCGACGGCGATCTGATCGTCCCGGCGCTGCTGCCGCAGCAGCTCCAGGCGTCCGCCGCCACCCTGCTCAATGGGGAGGGGGGCATCTTCCTGCCCCCGGCGCTCTCCCTGGAGGAGGTGGAGAAGCAGTACCTCCGCACGGCCCTCAAGGCGGCCCTGGGCAACCGCTCCGAAGCCGCCCGCCGCCTCGGCATCACCCGCGTCACCCTCCGCGCCAAGATCCGCCGCTACGGGCTCGCGTAGATCTTCCTCACGAACCCGCTCGAAATCTCCGAGTGTCTCGCGTCGTTGACGCCGTGGGGGAGGCCAAGGGAGCGGGCAATCCAGAGGACTTAGAGGCTCAGCACGAGCCTGAGGGCTCTCTCCACGTCCGCCATCCGCGCAGGTGGGATGGTTCCCGCAGGGGTCGGGAGGTGGGTCTTCGGGTCGAGGAAACGGATTGGGTCCAGAGAGCGGATCTGAAAACAAAGGAATACGGTGTCCATGGGAAGGCCGGTTTCCTTAGCGGTCAGACGGACGTTCGAGGGATAGGCGCGAGGGACGTTCTT contains these protein-coding regions:
- a CDS encoding sigma-54 dependent transcriptional regulator; the encoded protein is MATILLVDDDPLLRGSLAEDLGAHGHEVAVAETGAHALSFLEHLPIDLLLADLRLPDVTGIALLHEVRARHPEVQVVIMTAFGDIPTAVKAIQDGAYHFLPKPFDLEELHPILTRALETQRLRREVATLRAQQFGDSHIPGLLGESRATRDLRLLIRRVAATPRTSILVVGESGTGKEVVANAIHAASARAAGPMVKVNCSAIPETLLEADLFGYEKGAFTDAKAAKKGLFELANGGTIFLDEISDMALPLQPKLLRVLDEQVFRRVGGLKDIRVDVRVIAATNRDLAALVQAGRFRGDLYYRLRVMEVFIPPLRSRPEDIRHLAHHFLAFYNREFGTSVAGFDRAAESLLTGYGWPGNVRELKNVIERAAILADGDLIVPALLPQQLQASAATLLNGEGGIFLPPALSLEEVEKQYLRTALKAALGNRSEAARRLGITRVTLRAKIRRYGLA
- a CDS encoding type II toxin-antitoxin system PemK/MazF family toxin codes for the protein MISRGQIYFVNLSPTHGREQAGRRPVLVVSADAINHQPLVVTVVVGTNAKNVPRAYPSNVRLTAKETGLPMDTVFLCFQIRSLDPIRFLDPKTHLPTPAGTIPPARMADVERALRLVLSL